In the Dasypus novemcinctus isolate mDasNov1 chromosome 16, mDasNov1.1.hap2, whole genome shotgun sequence genome, TTGGGATCTGTACAGTCATAAATTTAGTGACATTTTTCCAGTcttagaaaagaaacaaaaacaaatcaaagaaaacattACATTTACCTTTATGTTATACAACTTTTCTTAGATATCTTCCTTTGGAACTCTTGTGTTGTATTGGGTTTGTGGTTCAATCTTTCATTTCcctcatatattttcctttaaacaaGTATGAGTGTATtgttttctctgatcataacaagAAAGTCAGGAGGTTGTGCCTGTTGGTGCTTGTTGATCTGGCTGATTGTGCCAGAGCCAACCTAAATATATACTCCTTTTCATATTCATTGTCTCAGAATTCTATGAGAACATCACAGGAGGATGTCAGTGTACATCTATGTTTTAATCCTTATTGTCTCAGGATAGTAAGATAGCTGCCATAGCTGCTTAGCTAGTCCATATTCAAAAAATACAGAACAAAATGTTTAGCTTCTCTTAACCCCCTTCTTAATATCAACTTGCTCATACTGATTGTTTATAGAATACAAAAGCTTATAGTTCCTGCTATGAGCCAGTTgatcaaggaagaagaaaagaaaatgattaagaAACATCTTAGTAATTTCTGCAGAAACCTTTTGGAGAATCTTCAGTGCATGTCCAAGGCAGAGAGTTTTGGGAACTCCAGACCTTGAAATGGGACAAGGCTCAGACCTGGGCTCCAAGAGGGCACTAAGCATTTCTTCTTTGAGAGCTTCTGGCTGTACTACATTTTACCCCACATTTATTTGGTAATTTTCTTCCTTATACTTTTTTCTCTCcatatattacttttaaaacaaatcaaactgTTCTTCACTTTACTTATTTGTGTTTTACAGCACCTATTGTGCCCTTCAGCGTTTTTATATAAGCAATATCATTTGCAATTGGTGCATTTAATATCCCAAACTCTTTAATTTTTCAGATTTCTCCATTTCAATATTAGATTCAATGTATTTAATTGTTGAAATGGAATCAGAATCCTCAGAATGTAAGAGCaatgtttcatttgttttggtttggttattAGTAAAGTCTCCTCTTTCTTGCTGAAAATGTAATAACTTGCAGCCATCACAGCATAGAAAATAGCTCATGtataagaacaaaaaacaattttcCACCAATACTGCCCTGGCAACCTGAAGTCAACAGGTCTATCTACTCCCAAACCTTTCCTTTCATCCAGCCACACATGCTGTGAAATCATCTTTAACACCTTCCATTCTGCATCTGTCCACTTCTATAAATGGTTAGAGGGAAAGACATTAGCAGCCAGGTTGTGGCTAATCTTTCTTACTCTGCGACCAGAGACAGGAGAAATTATCAGATCAAAATACAATTTTCTGATTATTCTAATGAGTTCTATTGGCTGTTCCTAGGGGAAAGATAACTGAAGGTCATATCTGTGAAATGTGTTCAGGAGGATATACCTGGCTTCCTTAGATAGCTTATAGTGAATAAAAATGGGTAGAATTAATGTACACATGGAAATGTCTTGCTAAACCATGTTAAGGACATCTATATAACTATTGTAGTATAAAATGGGGCTATTTCCTGACTGAAATAATGTCCTTTGTGTAAAGTAATACTTCTCATGTATGATTTTTAGAACTTCTCTTTAAAGTCTGGGTTTTATTTTGACAGAAACCATTTGACTGGCATGAAAGAAACACACCTTTCCATCTCTGAAAAATGTACTGAAAATTTGATCTCTTCTTCAGATATGGAATCTATTTAGAATGTGCTTAATATTGGGGATCAGCTGCCTTCTGACCTGTGGAGATATCTAGGAAAGAGATTCTGAGGGGTACATTCTACTCTGCTTACAAACCATAAAATAACAAGTTTGAGAGACACTTGGGTTATAGAATGGAATCCTAGACTATGTTTGAAGTGAGAAgtgattataataaatattttataacttgGATACATTTTTGAGAATAGGAGATTAAGCATTAAAAATGAGACAACCTCCTTATTACACCAATATGTGAAAGCATTGcttgaatccatttatatttaattcaaaatatgAACATGTTAATACTAAGTGAAGGATTTATCTTAATTTACCCTAATCTATAATGTTTGAGAAATTTTTTCACAGAGAATCACATCTCATCTCTAAGGTCCATTGTATGGAATCAGAGAGCCTTACTTTTTATAAGCTGGGCTTTAGGTATGCTATAAGTTAAGATTGTCTTTATTTACCTGAAAGAAGGGCTTtataattttatcttatacatttaTTCAAATGAATTAATGTGTAAATCCATAAAGCATGTGTAACACATTTTCAAACATAAAGGAGATATTTCCCAAAAGAATTGATTTATCTTATTGCCTCTAgggattcattttcttttatgacCAAACTAGTATTGTTAAGTCACTCATTGAGGACCTTATTGCTGCTAAAAGCTGTGCACTTACAAAGAATTTTCATGAGCGCTCTCTTCATATCTTTATTCCTTAGACTATAGATGAAAGGATTCAGCATTGGAGTCACTATGTTATACATGACAGATGACAGTATGTCCCTCACAGAATTATGAGATGAAGAAGGGCTGAAGTAGACAGCAATGGCTGTGCCATAGCACAACATCACCACTGACAAGTGGCTGCCACAGGTGGAAAAGGCTCTGTGTTTCCCCTGAGTAGAAATGACCTTGAGAATGGTGAAGAAGATAAACACATAAGATATGAGGATGCAAACAAAAGGTGTGAGAGCCAAGGGAGCCCCCACCACATAGATTATCACCTTGTTGAAGAACACATCAGAGCAGGAGAGCTGCAGGAGTGGGTTGAGATCACAGAAGAAATGATGGACCACATTGGAAGCACAGAAGGAGAGATGTGCCATTAAGACAGTGTGTAGGAGGGCATGGAAGTAGGTCACAACCCAGAGTCCAGCCACCAACTGGACACAAAGGTGAGGATTCATTATGTTGGTGTAATGTAAAGGGTGGCAGATTGCCACAAATCTATCATATGCCATCACACAGAGAAGGAAGCTCTCCATATTCAcaaaggaaatgaagaagaaGAGTTGTGTGAGGCAGCCTGAAAATGAAATAGTCTTGGTGTCTGTCAACGTGTTCACTACCATTTGTGGGACTGTCGTGGAAGTATAACAGATGTCCACAAAAGCCAAATtgctaaggaagaaatacatgggggaaTGGAGTTGAGAGTCACAGGTGATGGCCAAAACAATGACCATGTTCCCTGATATGGTGATCAAGTACATAGAGAAGAAGAGCAGGGTCAGAAGTCTTTGCTCCTCTTCTGAGTTGGAAAATCCCAGAAGGACAAATTCACTGATGACTGTGAAATTTCTTCTCTCCATCTTCCCAACAGCTCTAGAAGAACAAAATAGTAAATTCATAGATAATTAGTTTCAAACCACTCATTCACAAGTATATGTGTGAATAAAAAAGAACCATTGAGACTTTTATTGCTTGGATGTTTGTCAATTGCATCTTGTTTTTTATGATAATCATATATCGTATTTATGGCTATTCACATAGACATTCTGGTTATACCAATCTCAGTTTCTTTGAAGAAtaatcatttcttcttccaaacaaaTTGCAAATTTATTGAACAATAACTCAAATTTTATTGTTCCAATTATAATCATTTTAGATATTATTAATCATTCAAGTATTGGACTTTATAAATGTAATTGATTTGTTAATTTAAAGTCACACTCTTTAATCTGATCCACTAGAAATATACATGTTTAATGAACAATTATCTTcaaaattacaattttaaatCCATGCTGTCAGATCTCCTTATTCAGCACTCTTTCTACTTGTTAGAATAAATTTTGGTTACTGATAATCATTTCTACCTTTCTTCCTCAATTtgagtatttcttctttggttctCATGCTGATTACTTGATACAGGGTCAAGCTAGCATGGCAAGTCATCTGAAGCACAGTGCTTCTGGACTGGATTTGAGGAGCCTTCCTCAAAGCAGTTCACACATGGTGCCTTATCTGGAAGAGATACCAGAGTCTCCCATACCTACACAAATCCTTCATAGAGTGACTTGCTGCTCCACAGCCCTTGACTGAATTACTAAAGTTGTCTGTATAAGGGTTTGTGGGTCTTCATGTTGATTCCTCCCTCCTTATTTAGCATCTACAAATTTA is a window encoding:
- the LOC101446459 gene encoding olfactory receptor 1C1-like: MERRNFTVISEFVLLGFSNSEEEQRLLTLLFFSMYLITISGNMVIVLAITCDSQLHSPMYFFLSNLAFVDICYTSTTVPQMVVNTLTDTKTISFSGCLTQLFFFISFVNMESFLLCVMAYDRFVAICHPLHYTNIMNPHLCVQLVAGLWVVTYFHALLHTVLMAHLSFCASNVVHHFFCDLNPLLQLSCSDVFFNKVIIYVVGAPLALTPFVCILISYVFIFFTILKVISTQGKHRAFSTCGSHLSVVMLCYGTAIAVYFSPSSSHNSVRDILSSVMYNIVTPMLNPFIYSLRNKDMKRALMKILCKCTAFSSNKVLNE